The Leptospira paudalimensis region CATCCAAAATGTGATTGTGTCCCAAGAAGCCAGTTACGGAATTTATCGTGGATTGGAAAAAATTGCGACACTTGATACTGAACGTAGGTTTTATCCACAGATCTCCCACCTAACGGGAGATTTCGAAACCCATATCCCAACAAGTGAACCAGCCATCCACTCCATGGCAAAAGAAGATTTTTACATCCAACTGGGTGCAATTGAAACTTCGGATCTAAAATCAGAAAACCCTGACTTACCACTCATGTTCATGCAGTATTACTTCACACCAGGAAGTGAAACAGACAAACTCAAACTTTTCCTCAATTTCCCGAGGCAAATTGTAGCAAATTTAGAAGTTTGGATCAACCCACTTGTAAAATTGATTTGGATTGGATCCTTACTCTATTTTATGTCTGGAATCTTTTTGTTACTCCCCATAGGCGAAAGGAAAAAACAAACCAAAGGGAATCCAATATGAAACAAATAGGATATGAAAGTTCGTTTCGAATGCCATTGTTCCCAATAGGCAATCGGTATGTTTCGATGGGTATTTTATTACGTGGGTTACTTTCGATTGTACTCTTTATGGGAATCACGAGTGGTGTATTCGCTCAAAAAACAACTACCAATTTAAAAGAAGAAACTCAGATCCAAACCTTCCTTAAGGTCACAGAAAAAATCCGATGTATCTGTTTACCAAGCCTTCCTATCCAGTCGTGTTCCTTTAACATGTGTGCTGCTTCCAGTTATCTCAAAAGTTTTATTGAAAATCGAATCAAAGAAGGAATGGGAGAAGGAGAAATCATTTCCAAAATGGAAAACGGATTTGGTACTTCTGTATTACAAGACCCCATTGTAATCATGTTCCAAGAAAATGGAAACCAAGGTATGGTAGATTCGATCGTGTATGGTTTTGGTCCTAAAATCTTAGCAAAACCTGATGATACTTGGATCAATGCCACATTACTTGGATTAGGTGTTCTTGGGTTATTTGGGATTTATCGATATGGAACTAAAAAATCGCGTGAAAAATCTGCTCTTTCCCAATCAAACTCCAAAACTCCATCAACTTCTACAACAGAAGCCATCAAAGAAAAAATTCGCAAATTTGAAGAGTCTTAAGAGATACTGAAGTTAAGAAATTTTCTTTCGGACCAAGGATAGATTCAAAAGAATACAAATCTTAATTAAGTAAAGGATACCGTTTCACAATCTTTCCGAATTTGAACCAACGCAGAAACTAAGGAATTTGTATCCTCCCTTGTTAATTTTGCATTCAAACTGATCCGCAATCTTGGCGTGGGAACTGTCGGTGGACGGATGGCGCGAACATCGAGACCCATCTCCTGTAATCGTTTGGCATAATATAAAGATTCTTTTTCAGTTAAAAGTAATAAAGGGATGATATGAGATTCTGTATTTGTGATCATAAAACCATTCGTTTGTAACGATTGTTTTAATTCTCTAGTGAGTTCGAGTAAACGAAACCTCTCAGACTCCATAGATCGTAATAAGTCTAAAGCATACATTGCCAATTTAGAAATGATGGGAAGTGGTGCCGTAGAAAATATAAATGGTCGCATAACATTGACCAAATGGTCTCTACCCATTTGTTTTGTTACGATGATCCCACCTTCCAATCCAAACGATTTACCGAGTGTATACACTCGGTAATCAATCGATTGAATGTCTTCGATAGACAAATCTCGAAACAAAATCCCCTTTCCTTCCTTACCATACACTCCGAGTGCATGTGCCTCATCTACAACGAGGACAAACCCATATTGTTTTTTTAATGTGAGTAGTTTGGAAAAATCGGGGCTATCTCCATCCATACTAAACAAAGATTCGGTAACAACGATTCGTTTGTGTTTTTGGTTTGGATCTTCGGCATTTGCCTTGTCTAGTAACGTTTGTAAATGTTGTAAATCCAAGTGGTTGTAGTATTTTTTTTTGGCACCAGAAATTCGAATCCCATCCAAAATCGAGGCATGATTCAAACGGTCTGTAAAAACATAACAATTTGGCGCAGCAATGGAATCTATGAGCCCCAAGTTTGCGACAAAACCATTGGAAACAAGTAAGGCTGCCTCTCCATCCACAAAGTTTGCAAATTCCGTTTCGAACAAATCCATGGAATCATAATTTCCACGAACAAGCCGTGAAGCTGTGGAACCAAAGGGATACAAATCTGTTAAAGACCTGTAGTATTCCAACATACGAGAGTTAGTGGCAAGGCCCATATAATCATTGGAACAAAAATCAATCCCATGATAGGTTTTAGTTTCGCGGAATAATTGTTTTTCCTTGATGGACTCCAGTTTTTTTTGAATTTCTTCCCAATGATAGCTCACAATCACCAGATTTTCTGGCCTAAAATTTTTTCCGATTTAATTTTTCTAAGAATTTGTTAGAATGAACCAAAGAAATGGACGTGTTACCACAAGAATCTTTGGAAATAATTCGGAGAGCAAAGAGTATCATCTTTCTGACAGGGGCTGGTATTTCAAACGAAAGTGGAATCCCAACGTTTCGTGGAGAAGGTGGACTTTGGAAAAACTTTCGAGCAGAGGATTTAGCAACTCCAGAAGCTTTCCAAAAAAATCCAGAACTCGTTTGGGAATGGTACGATTGGCGAAGGAATATTTGTAAAAATGCAAAACCCAATCCAGGCCATATAACAATTGCCAAATGGCAAAGAAAATCAAGTTCTGTTTCCCTCATCACTCAAAATGTAGACGGCCTTCATCCGCGTGCAGGAAGTGAATCCATCATCGAACTTCATGGGAATATTTTTCGTGTCAGGTGTACAAATTGTTCGGCAAAATTTCATTTGGAACAAGATGGTTTAGACCATCCTGGACTTAAATTTTGTAAACATTGTGAATCCCTACTTAGGCCCGACATTGTTTGGTTTGGAGAAGAGTATGACCAAACACATCTTACAAAAAGTTGGGAACTATCTAAACAATCACAAATCGTTTTTGTGATTGGAACGAGTGCCAACGTATCTGTCCCCGCCCAATTAGCGCTCACAGCGATTCGGAATGGAGCAATTGGGATTGAAATCAATCCAGCGGAAACAAATCTTACACCTTCCATGAAACACCATTTTGGTGGAAAATCAGGTGAAGTATTACCCAAAATTTGGAATGAAGTATTTCCAAACGAACCATTAGACTAAAGGATCCCAAATTATGCTAACAGTTGTTTTACTTGTTTTATCCAATATCTTTATGACTTTTGCCTGGTATGGCCATTTAAAATATGCAAAATCAAACCAAATGTTTTATGTGATTTTGTTTTCATGGGGCATTGCATTTTTTGAATATGTACTGATGGTACCTGCCAATCGTATTGGGTATACGGTTTACAAATTTGAAGGATTCCAATTAAAGATCATCCAAGAGATCATCACAATCTTTGTGTTTATCCTTTTTGCCACCTTGTTTTTAGGTGAAAAAATCAAATGGAATTATATCGTTAGTTTTGGATTGATCTTACTTGCTGGTTTTTTTGCGTTTGGATTTGGGAACAATTCAAACAGTCACTAAAAATTGGACAAGGGACTTTGCCAATTCCTCTTTTGGCAAAGGTCCAATCTCTTTCACGAGACCATTCGGACCAAAAATACGTAATATCGATTCTACTTCACCGAATCCTTTTCCATGTCCAACTACATTTCCTACGATGTATTGTAAACCCTTGCGAACGAGTTTTTCTCTGGCATGTTTTTCCAAATCATTTGTTTCTGCTGCAAACCCAACGCGGATCGA contains the following coding sequences:
- a CDS encoding cytochrome c-type biogenesis protein CcmH codes for the protein MGILLRGLLSIVLFMGITSGVFAQKTTTNLKEETQIQTFLKVTEKIRCICLPSLPIQSCSFNMCAASSYLKSFIENRIKEGMGEGEIISKMENGFGTSVLQDPIVIMFQENGNQGMVDSIVYGFGPKILAKPDDTWINATLLGLGVLGLFGIYRYGTKKSREKSALSQSNSKTPSTSTTEAIKEKIRKFEES
- a CDS encoding aminotransferase class I/II-fold pyridoxal phosphate-dependent enzyme; the encoded protein is MSYHWEEIQKKLESIKEKQLFRETKTYHGIDFCSNDYMGLATNSRMLEYYRSLTDLYPFGSTASRLVRGNYDSMDLFETEFANFVDGEAALLVSNGFVANLGLIDSIAAPNCYVFTDRLNHASILDGIRISGAKKKYYNHLDLQHLQTLLDKANAEDPNQKHKRIVVTESLFSMDGDSPDFSKLLTLKKQYGFVLVVDEAHALGVYGKEGKGILFRDLSIEDIQSIDYRVYTLGKSFGLEGGIIVTKQMGRDHLVNVMRPFIFSTAPLPIISKLAMYALDLLRSMESERFRLLELTRELKQSLQTNGFMITNTESHIIPLLLLTEKESLYYAKRLQEMGLDVRAIRPPTVPTPRLRISLNAKLTREDTNSLVSALVQIRKDCETVSFT
- a CDS encoding SIR2 family NAD-dependent protein deacylase, whose translation is MDVLPQESLEIIRRAKSIIFLTGAGISNESGIPTFRGEGGLWKNFRAEDLATPEAFQKNPELVWEWYDWRRNICKNAKPNPGHITIAKWQRKSSSVSLITQNVDGLHPRAGSESIIELHGNIFRVRCTNCSAKFHLEQDGLDHPGLKFCKHCESLLRPDIVWFGEEYDQTHLTKSWELSKQSQIVFVIGTSANVSVPAQLALTAIRNGAIGIEINPAETNLTPSMKHHFGGKSGEVLPKIWNEVFPNEPLD
- a CDS encoding DMT family protein, with product MLTVVLLVLSNIFMTFAWYGHLKYAKSNQMFYVILFSWGIAFFEYVLMVPANRIGYTVYKFEGFQLKIIQEIITIFVFILFATLFLGEKIKWNYIVSFGLILLAGFFAFGFGNNSNSH